The Leptospira koniambonensis sequence TTAGCCTAGGGATAGACAATCTTGGCAAAAAGAATTACATCCTAATGAAGTTCACCCAGAAATTCTACGACGTAAACTTCGAAGATCCTACTCTTTCTACTTCTGTATTTAGAGATGGAGCTAATTTCCAAGATCCAGAAGGACAAATTTCTGCGAATAATCCTCCATTATATGTTTCTAAAGTATCTTATGGAAGAGCAGTTTATTTCCTTTTGGAATCTGAATACACAGCTCTCCAAGTTAAAACAGCATTAGAAGTTGCTTGGGATCCAGGAATTCTTTCTGCGGTTTCTCCAGTTCCTCCAATAGGCGGAGAAGTATCCGTTACTCATGAGCAGGTTTTGGACAGAACTAGAATTGCTTATTTCGTGAGAGGTGGAAATGCAGGTTTGGCTTTAGCTCCAATCAGCGCTGCGGACTCTGCTACACCTGGAAGTATGTACCAAGCTATTCGTAATTTTTTAGCAAATCCGGAAGCAGCAAACTATTCTGCTGCAAATCCTGGAGTTCCTATCGCTTATACATTGAACTATCTGAAAGACAGATCTGTGGCTAAAATGAGTTACACTACAGTGTATGACCAAAGAGATTGTGAAGCAACTTATTCAGAAAATCCTCAAGTATTCACTGCGAAACTTGGAAAAGTGGATGATAAGGTCCGTTTCCTAATGGATGGACAAGAGTTCTTTTCTACAAATCCAGAAGCAGATGTTTATACAGGACCTGAGATCAATTTGAATAATGCAATGAGTGTTGGTTCAGAGCATGAATTCACAGTGGAATTGTATAACTCGAATTGTTTCGGAACTGCTTTGGATATAGATCTAAAGCTGAATGGAACTGTATTAAGGACACGTAGCCTAAACAGAAGTATAAGCACCTGCGGAAAGCAGTTAACTTATAAATACAAACTGAATAAGATTACTGGTGCTTGGTCCATTATAGAAGAGAACGAAACAGCAGAAATGTAATCACTATTGCCGATCTTTCGGGCTTCTTCTCTAACCGGGGAAGGAGCCTTTTCTTTTAATGAGAATGGTTTTTGTGAAATTCCCAGGCACTATTTACTATATCTTCTATCTTTGCAAATTTAGGATCCCAACCTAATACCTTTTTGGCTTTTGTATTATCTGCGATCAATTTTGCAGGATCCCCTTCTCTTCTGGGACCAATCTTGTAAGGGATCTGGACACCTGAGACCTTCTCCACTGTTTTGATAATTTCCAAAATGGAAAATCCTTGTCCTGTTCCCAAATTGAAGAAGTCCGAGCTCCCACCTTTTTTCAGATACTCTAATCCTAGATGATGAGCCTGAGCCAAATCCATTACATGAATATAATCTCGAACTGCAGTACCGTCTTGGGTAGCGTAATCATTTCCGTTCACAGTAAGTGAATCTCTTTTTCCCAATGCTTTTTCAATCACGATAGGAAGAAGATGTGTCTCCGGATCATGCTCTTCCCCTATATCTAGATCGGAACCGGAAGCATTAAAATAACGAAGTGCCACAAATTTTAAATCGTATGCATGTGAATAGTCCGCTAAAATTTTTTCGATCATTAGTTTGGATTGCCCATAAGGATTGATTGGATCTTGGAGAGTGGTTTCTAAGATTGGAACTTCTGTAACAGCACCATACGTAGCACAGGTAGAAGAAAAGATGAAATATTTAACTCCATGATTTCTCATAGCTTCTAAAAGTTGGAGAGTTCCCATCACATTATTAATATAATATTTTTGAGGATCAGTAACTGATTCTCCCACGTATGCTAATGCAGCAAAATGGATAACTGCCTCGAATTCGTGTTCAGAAAATACACGATCCAGGTCCGCCTTATTTAATAGATCTCCTTTGAAAAACTTTCCCCACTTGACTGCTTTCTCATGGCCATTGGAAAGATTGTCGAATACTACAGTTTCTACACCTAATTTATGGAGATATTTATTCATATGGGAGCCTATATATCCGGCTCCACCGGTGATCAGAATTTTTTTCATAAAGCTTTTACATGTATTTCAGAAGGATCGAAATTGTAAAAGGGAATTTGGGGCTTATTAAGTATCATCTTCCTTCTTATAAGAAGAGCTAGTTAAGGATTCTTTCAGACTGATAAAATCAGAGAGAATAAAGATGATTGTAATAAAAGACAGAATAGCTTCAAAAATTACCAAGATCTCTGCTTCAGTACTTTCCGGAACAATTTTAATAATCCCAATATTCGTGAAGATCATTAGGCTAAAATATACAAATTTAAAAAATAAAGAAGAATAACCCAAGTCCCTTGGAATCCCGGAAAATGAACTCAAATCTGTTTTATAAATACATAGATAATCAAATCCAAAAGATAAAACAATTACACTAATATTGAATGCAATAAACACCAGAAATTCGTAATACTTCAGATCTAATCCTGAAAATTCAGAGATCCTTCTAAATCCTTTTATAAAGAAATAACAGGATTTGAAACATGCCAATATTAATATAAGATATTTTATCTCCAAGCCAGCAAATTCGATTTCATCCAAAAAGATCAGAAGTATTCCTAAAGAAAGAATGAATATATATTCTATAGATGTTTTAAATATAGTCGTGATGATATAACGATCGATTTTCATGATAATTCCAAATTTAGATTCCTATGATATTTATCATTACGTTAGAACAGGTCAACATCCGTCCAATTATTGACAAAGACTAAAATAGAAGAATATTTTTTAAAGAGATATAGTCAATAGGTGTTCAATATGAAATTTATAAATTCAAATTTTTGGGACAGAGCATTCAGAGTTGTATTAGGAACTTCCTTAATTATTTGGGCATTTTATATAGAAGATCTATATAAAATTGGAATTTTCGCGGTCGGCTTTGTGATACTCGCAACTGGAATCGTTGGTTGGTGTCCAATTTATACATTATTTGGTTTGAATACTCGGACCCATTCTAAAAAATCTTAATATTTGGAAGGTTTAAGTTTTCAGCAAGCATCCGAACTTCTTCAAAAGTTCGGACCAAATGAATCTAAGCTAAAAAAGACGTCTTTTTGGAAGACCAGTCTTTCTATACTTTCCGAGCCGATGCTTTCACTGCTATTGGCTTGCGGATTTATCTATGCGTTACTAGGAGATTTAGAGGAAGCAATCACACTTTCTATCGCAGTAATTGCAGTGATTTCTCTCACTATCTATCAAAAGAACAAATCTGAAAAAGCTTTAGAATCTCTCAGAAAACTTTCCCCTTTGAGAGCAAAAGTAATCCGATCAGGAAAGAAAATAGAGATAGATTCCGCGTTCATCGTGCCAGGTGATCTTGTATTTTTATCAGAAGGAGACAGAGTTCCTGCGGATGGTTATCTGGTAGATGGATTAAATCTTCACTCGGACGAATCTTTATTAACCGGAGAATCCGTCCCGGTTTTAAAAGAAGAAGTGGAACTAAACAACCCGGGACCATATTCCGAATCCCAAAAAGTATATTCCGGAACAAAGATAGTTTCAGGAGAAGGTATTTTCAAAGTACTGTTCACCGGAGACTCCACTTCCATCGGTTCCATCGGAAAAGAAATGGGAGAAATTTCGGAATCGGAAAGCCCTCTCCAAAGGGAAGCCAAAAGATTCACAACATTCTTCTTTTTAGGAGCTTTAGTAATTTCTGTTTTTCTAATCTATGGACTTGGGATACGAAATGGAAATTGGATGCAAGCGGTTTTGGCAGCGCTTACATTCTTAATGGCAGTATTACCAGAAGAAATACCAGTTGTGCTTAGTATTTTCTTTTCCTTAGGAGCTTGGAGAATTTCTAAAAGTGGAGTTTTGACAAGAAATCTAAACTCTATTGAGTCGCTTGGAGCGGCAACAGTATTATGCGTGGATAAAACTGGGACCTTAACCGAAAACCAAATGAAAGTTAAAGGTTTGGTTTCTTCTTTTGAAAATAGTTTATTCGAATTTCAAACTCCTGAGGTTGAAGAAGAATTCCATCTATTACTGGAGTTCTCAATTCTTGCTTCTAAAAAAGATCCTTTTGATCCCATGGAAAAAGCAATCAGAGAATTAGGGATCAATCTTTTATACGATACGGAACATCTTCATGCTGACTGGACATTAGAAAAAGAATATCCACTTTCTCCCAAGCTACTTGCGCTTAGTTACGCTTGGAATTCAGAAGAACCTGGAACATTTGTGGTCGGGACCAAAGGCGCTCCAGAAGCGATATTTGATCTTTGCCATTTTTCAGAAGAAAGAAGCACCCATTGGGAGAAGATCACTGAAACCTATTCTTTACAAGGATATAGAGCAATTGGAGTCGCAAGGTCAAAAATCACTAATTCTTCTCTGCCTGATAACCAACATGATCTTACATTCGAATTTTTAGGTTTGGTCTTATTAGAAGATCCGATTCGAGACACGGTCCCTTCTTCCGTTTCCGAATGTATCCAAGCAGGGATCAGGGTCATTATTATCACAGGAGATCATGCAGGAACTGCAAAAGCAGTAGCTTCTAAAATAGGATTAGGGATCCAGACAGAAAGTATAACAGGAGACGAGTTAGAAAAACTTAATGAAGAAGAGTTAAATTCTAAATTAGATTCAGTAGGCATTTTTTCCAGGATCAAACCAGCACAAAAATTAAAGATAGTCACTGCCTTTCAGAAAAAAGGAGAGATAGTCGCAATGACTGGAGATGGAGTGAATGATGCTCTTGCTCTACAAGCAGCCCATATCGGGATCTCTATGGGAAAAAGAGGAACAGACGTTGCAAGAGAGGCTTCGGATCTTGTACTACTTGATGATAATTTTTCCTCCATAGTGAAGTCTGTATTTTTAGGAAGAAGGATCTATGAAAATATACAAAAGAGTATTTCTTATATTCTATCGGTCCATATTCCGATCATAGGAATGTCTCTGCTTCCGGCATTTACAGGTGATCCAATATTCTTCTTTCCTGCACATATTCTACTTTTGGAACTAATTATAGATCCAACATGTTCTATCGTTTTTGAATCACTCGATTTAGAAAAAGGAGATCGTTATTCCAGCCCAAGAAAGAAGAATTCGAACTTACTAACCTTCTCAAAATTTTTTCTCTCCTTGTCTCAAGGAGCTATCGCACTAATCATGCTGCTGACTTTATATTTTTGGATGAAAGAAGAAGGTATTAACGAGAATCAAATCAGATCTTTTGGTTTTATTTTTCTCGTTGTATCTAATTTTAGTTTGATGCTTACAAACTTAACTCATAAAGGAGGGTTTGTTTCCATACTCAAATCATTACATTACAGTGTGTTCTGGATTTTCTTCTTAGCTGCTTCTGCACTGATCACAAGTTTCCAATTCGAATTTAGTCTCAGGTTATTCGGATTTCAGAGAATTCCGATAGAGTGGGTATTTTTCTCGATTGGATTAGGACTTATTTCAGGTCTTGTTTGGGAAGTGAGAAAGATACGTTTTTTTGCTTGAGAGTTTTACAAGAATAAACATTCTATATGTAAGAATCATCTCATGGATATTGAGGCATTTTTACCTAGTAAAAATTTACGACCTTATATTCGCCAATTCCTGATCATAGGTAGTGAATATGGGATGCAGAATAAAATTCTACCAGGATCTTCCTTAGTGCTTTCATTCAGGATCAGCGGAAAGATTACTCATAAGGAAAATAAGGAAGAAGTTCAGGAAAGTATTCTTCCAATGTCCGGAATCACAGGACTAAGACGAATTCCCAGGCTAATCGAATATTCCGAAAATGCGTCTACCCTACTAGTCATATTTAAAGAAGGAGGAGCTGCCAGTTTTATCAAAGAGCCAGTCCATAATCTATTCGAAATGAATCTTTCTTTGGATCATATAATTTCGCCCAAAAAAGTCTCGGAAACAGAGGAGAAACTTTTTCAGACAAAAACAAATCCAGAAAAGATATCAATAATAGAAAAATTCCTAATTAAGGAATGGATAGAGAACAAACAGGACAATTTAATTATCGATTCAATTCGAAAAATCAGAAAGTTTAAAGGAAATCTAAAAATCACAGACTTACTGAAAGGAATGCCAATCAGCAGAGATTCTTACGAAAAACGATTTAGAGAAATAATAGGAACTAGTCCTAAACAATTTGCTAACCTAGTGAGAATGAGAAATATTATAGATTCCTATTCTTCCAAGATCAATTTAACAGAAATTGCTCAAAATGCCGGTTACTTTGACCAGGCTCATTTTATAAAAGACTTCAAAACGTTTACAGGAGAAACCCCAAAACAGTTTTTTAAACTTTCCACCCCCTATTGGTAAAATCCTGAATTTTTACAATTTTCGCCCGCCTAAATCTGGTATTCTGTTCCTAAAAGGAGAACAATAATATGCAGAAAGTTCTAATAGATACATTCATCGTCCCTAAAATAGCAGAGAATGAATTTTTCAATCGAGTTAAAGTGAATCGCAACTTGATAAAAGGACTTCCAGGTTTCGTGCAAGACTACACCTATATTAGGGAAAAAAGCAAAGACGACTTTCAATTCGTAACTGTAGCAATCTGGGAAAATGAAGAAGCAATTAATAACGCTAAAAAGGAAGTGCAAATATCATATCAAAGAGAAGGTTTTGATATGCCAGGAATGCTGCAAAGACTTGGGATCTCGATTGAAAGAGGTATTTTTGAAATATCTCAAAGGTAACGATCAATTTAAGAAGGGAGAATTTCTCCCTTCTTCTTAACGACACTTAGTTGGTAATTTTATTTTTAATAGAAGGAACAGTTTGCAAATAAGCAAACATAGCGGCAAGATCTCCCTCTGTCATTCCTGCATACATTGTCCAAGGCATAATCGTTTGGAAGTCTCCCTCTTTCACTGAATGAGGTTTGTATTTAGAGAGTTCCATACTCTTAAATCTTTTCACAAACTGAGCCTCTGTCCAATTCCCCAATCCTGTTTCTTTATCTGGAGTAAGATTTGCAGAAGTGATTTTGGTTCCATTTCCTAGAGGAAATTCGAATCCTCCGGCTAGTTCCATACCTTCAATCGGTTTTCCTTTATCCTGTTTTGTATGACATTCTGTGCAAGCAGCCGCAACAAACAGATATTTTCCATAAGAAACCTTATCAGCTTTATCTGGAAGTTTTCCAAATTTTGCAGGACTAGGAATTGTTCTTAAGATCAAGTTAAATGGGAAATCAGGGTTTGAACTAGGATTTTTCTTTTCTATGGGTTCTAAACTTCTTAAGTAAGAAATAATAGAAATTAGATCTTCTTTGTCCATCTGTCCGTAAGCTGGGTGAGGCATAACTGGAAATAATGCGTTTCCTTCTTTATTGATCCCACTGGAAATTGCTCTTAAAATTTCTCCGTCTGTCCATTTACCTAATGCACTTGGAGTAATATTCGGAGCCACAAAAGAGCCAGGGAATCCTAGTTTTTGATCAAAAACTTCTCCACCTTCTCCTAATGTTTTAGGAAGTAATGGACCAGAAAATTTTGACCATTCACGGATAGAATGGCAATCCATACATGCAGATACGTGGTTTGCGAGATACTTTCCTCTTTGTATACGTTCTGCACTATTTCCTGCGGAAATTTCGAGAGCAGGTTCGGCATTAGGAAATTTAAAATACAAAAATCCGATGCCGGATACAGGCAATAGGATGATTAATGCTCCAATAAACTTCAGTATTTTTTTCATTCACAGTTCCTTTATATTTTTCTAATCAATCAGCAAAGATCATGGCTTTACTGTAATAATTACTTTGGCACTTGCGTGGCCTTCTTCAACGTACTGGATTGCTTGTGGAACTTCTTCCAATTTATATCGTCTATCAATTACGGATTTGATTTTTCCTGATTTTAATAAATCTGATAAAAACAGAAGATCCTTTTGATTTGGTTCAGAAGATGCTGCGACAATCTTTTGGCTGCCCGCTCGGGAAATGAAAGGTCCTAAAAGTAAAGCTTGGAATAACTGGGCTGTGCCTCCTCCAGCCATTACATATCGACCTTTTGGATATAAGGAACTCTTGTATTCTGAAAGAGTACGATATCCATTTACACCAACGATCAGATCGTATTTTTTTCCATTTTTAGTAAAGTCTTCTTTGGTATAGTCGATCACTTGATCGGCTCCAAGAGATATCGATTGGTTAATTTTAGAAGTGCTACAAACAGCGGTCACATCGGCTCCGAAATATTTTGCGAGTTGTATCGCAAATGTTCCTACGCCTCCCGATGATCCATTTATCAGAACTTTTTGTCCTGCTTCTATCTTACCAAAATCTCTCAAAGAATGTAAAGCGGTCATTCCGGCCAAAGGTAAAGCAGCAGCATCTTCGAAAGATACATTAGATGGTTTTAAAACAAACTCATTTTCTTTACCACATTTGTATTCCGCAAATGCTCCAAAGCCGCTTGCAAAAACATCTCCGAACACTTCATCGCCTGGACGGAATTTTGTAACATTCGGTCCAATAGATTCTACAATTCCAGCAACATCTGCACCTAAGATTGAAATCTTTTTTGGCTTAAAAAGACCTGCGTAAAATCGGACCAGAAATGGATCTGCTTTCATCATGCGCCAATCAGCGGCATTCACAGAAGAGGCTCTTACTTTTACAAGGATCTCATTATCCTTAGGAACAGGTTTTTGAATATCTTTATATTGAAGTACATCAGAAGATCCGTACTTCTCGTATACGATTGCTTTCATTAGTAAACCATTGGTTCTAAAAATTTAGAACCAATGGTCAAGAAATAAAGGAGCGAAAAAGAAATTACCTCTTCTTCACTTCGCCCTTAAGTTCTTCTTTCACTGTATCTCTAGTCGTATTGGATTTGTTTTCCAATTTGATAGTATAGTGAATTTGG is a genomic window containing:
- a CDS encoding cation-translocating P-type ATPase; translated protein: MEGLSFQQASELLQKFGPNESKLKKTSFWKTSLSILSEPMLSLLLACGFIYALLGDLEEAITLSIAVIAVISLTIYQKNKSEKALESLRKLSPLRAKVIRSGKKIEIDSAFIVPGDLVFLSEGDRVPADGYLVDGLNLHSDESLLTGESVPVLKEEVELNNPGPYSESQKVYSGTKIVSGEGIFKVLFTGDSTSIGSIGKEMGEISESESPLQREAKRFTTFFFLGALVISVFLIYGLGIRNGNWMQAVLAALTFLMAVLPEEIPVVLSIFFSLGAWRISKSGVLTRNLNSIESLGAATVLCVDKTGTLTENQMKVKGLVSSFENSLFEFQTPEVEEEFHLLLEFSILASKKDPFDPMEKAIRELGINLLYDTEHLHADWTLEKEYPLSPKLLALSYAWNSEEPGTFVVGTKGAPEAIFDLCHFSEERSTHWEKITETYSLQGYRAIGVARSKITNSSLPDNQHDLTFEFLGLVLLEDPIRDTVPSSVSECIQAGIRVIIITGDHAGTAKAVASKIGLGIQTESITGDELEKLNEEELNSKLDSVGIFSRIKPAQKLKIVTAFQKKGEIVAMTGDGVNDALALQAAHIGISMGKRGTDVAREASDLVLLDDNFSSIVKSVFLGRRIYENIQKSISYILSVHIPIIGMSLLPAFTGDPIFFFPAHILLLELIIDPTCSIVFESLDLEKGDRYSSPRKKNSNLLTFSKFFLSLSQGAIALIMLLTLYFWMKEEGINENQIRSFGFIFLVVSNFSLMLTNLTHKGGFVSILKSLHYSVFWIFFLAASALITSFQFEFSLRLFGFQRIPIEWVFFSIGLGLISGLVWEVRKIRFFA
- a CDS encoding ion transporter, coding for MKIDRYIITTIFKTSIEYIFILSLGILLIFLDEIEFAGLEIKYLILILACFKSCYFFIKGFRRISEFSGLDLKYYEFLVFIAFNISVIVLSFGFDYLCIYKTDLSSFSGIPRDLGYSSLFFKFVYFSLMIFTNIGIIKIVPESTEAEILVIFEAILSFITIIFILSDFISLKESLTSSSYKKEDDT
- a CDS encoding thiol-activated cytolysin family protein, which gives rise to MKIVKNWIKPSVAVVLTAGYLMSCSPNKSNLSGLLGLLGGSDSSKHVEETGPGAVKIADAGSLYTEPSYGQALSSSSKEAITPFPAGIPVPDSKTGHYACTTTKWGASEVRSLVDRAILNQGSEVLYPGAVLQGKFLEAGGYTPVTIPRSGGKIFLTGLKLSPNAIYSKELPQVSASNIQQGIQDILSTDVVGTAADASFSVEQVYNENHLLFNLGLDARFSDVGLKVSLGIDNLGKKNYILMKFTQKFYDVNFEDPTLSTSVFRDGANFQDPEGQISANNPPLYVSKVSYGRAVYFLLESEYTALQVKTALEVAWDPGILSAVSPVPPIGGEVSVTHEQVLDRTRIAYFVRGGNAGLALAPISAADSATPGSMYQAIRNFLANPEAANYSAANPGVPIAYTLNYLKDRSVAKMSYTTVYDQRDCEATYSENPQVFTAKLGKVDDKVRFLMDGQEFFSTNPEADVYTGPEINLNNAMSVGSEHEFTVELYNSNCFGTALDIDLKLNGTVLRTRSLNRSISTCGKQLTYKYKLNKITGAWSIIEENETAEM
- a CDS encoding antibiotic biosynthesis monooxygenase, which gives rise to MQKVLIDTFIVPKIAENEFFNRVKVNRNLIKGLPGFVQDYTYIREKSKDDFQFVTVAIWENEEAINNAKKEVQISYQREGFDMPGMLQRLGISIERGIFEISQR
- a CDS encoding helix-turn-helix domain-containing protein; translated protein: MDIEAFLPSKNLRPYIRQFLIIGSEYGMQNKILPGSSLVLSFRISGKITHKENKEEVQESILPMSGITGLRRIPRLIEYSENASTLLVIFKEGGAASFIKEPVHNLFEMNLSLDHIISPKKVSETEEKLFQTKTNPEKISIIEKFLIKEWIENKQDNLIIDSIRKIRKFKGNLKITDLLKGMPISRDSYEKRFREIIGTSPKQFANLVRMRNIIDSYSSKINLTEIAQNAGYFDQAHFIKDFKTFTGETPKQFFKLSTPYW
- a CDS encoding YgaP family membrane protein → MKFINSNFWDRAFRVVLGTSLIIWAFYIEDLYKIGIFAVGFVILATGIVGWCPIYTLFGLNTRTHSKKS
- a CDS encoding NAD(P)-dependent alcohol dehydrogenase, whose product is MKAIVYEKYGSSDVLQYKDIQKPVPKDNEILVKVRASSVNAADWRMMKADPFLVRFYAGLFKPKKISILGADVAGIVESIGPNVTKFRPGDEVFGDVFASGFGAFAEYKCGKENEFVLKPSNVSFEDAAALPLAGMTALHSLRDFGKIEAGQKVLINGSSGGVGTFAIQLAKYFGADVTAVCSTSKINQSISLGADQVIDYTKEDFTKNGKKYDLIVGVNGYRTLSEYKSSLYPKGRYVMAGGGTAQLFQALLLGPFISRAGSQKIVAASSEPNQKDLLFLSDLLKSGKIKSVIDRRYKLEEVPQAIQYVEEGHASAKVIITVKP
- the galE gene encoding UDP-glucose 4-epimerase GalE, translated to MKKILITGGAGYIGSHMNKYLHKLGVETVVFDNLSNGHEKAVKWGKFFKGDLLNKADLDRVFSEHEFEAVIHFAALAYVGESVTDPQKYYINNVMGTLQLLEAMRNHGVKYFIFSSTCATYGAVTEVPILETTLQDPINPYGQSKLMIEKILADYSHAYDLKFVALRYFNASGSDLDIGEEHDPETHLLPIVIEKALGKRDSLTVNGNDYATQDGTAVRDYIHVMDLAQAHHLGLEYLKKGGSSDFFNLGTGQGFSILEIIKTVEKVSGVQIPYKIGPRREGDPAKLIADNTKAKKVLGWDPKFAKIEDIVNSAWEFHKNHSH
- a CDS encoding c-type cytochrome; the protein is MKKILKFIGALIILLPVSGIGFLYFKFPNAEPALEISAGNSAERIQRGKYLANHVSACMDCHSIREWSKFSGPLLPKTLGEGGEVFDQKLGFPGSFVAPNITPSALGKWTDGEILRAISSGINKEGNALFPVMPHPAYGQMDKEDLISIISYLRSLEPIEKKNPSSNPDFPFNLILRTIPSPAKFGKLPDKADKVSYGKYLFVAAACTECHTKQDKGKPIEGMELAGGFEFPLGNGTKITSANLTPDKETGLGNWTEAQFVKRFKSMELSKYKPHSVKEGDFQTIMPWTMYAGMTEGDLAAMFAYLQTVPSIKNKITN